TAGCCCTCGGCGAGGACGAAATGGGGGAAGTCTGCGAACACCCATTTGTTCTTCAGCGTCCGGTAGATCACCCCCAGGAACTTGCGCGCCGTCGCGATAATCGC
This Acidobacteriota bacterium DNA region includes the following protein-coding sequences:
- a CDS encoding IS110 family transposase, whose product is AIIATARKFLGVIYRTLKNKWVFADFPHFVLAEG